A region of Salvia splendens isolate huo1 chromosome 17, SspV2, whole genome shotgun sequence DNA encodes the following proteins:
- the LOC121773731 gene encoding kelch repeat-containing protein At3g27220-like, whose amino-acid sequence MFKPLAPHLFFPLPKHDLLYYNFPLCLLRQLLITFLRSSIDMLSAGKRSSTKSTVVFTLLSLIGIALTLDFFWASSSTSSSSSYSSPFSNWDREKNQILVVSKPKIDTEGNYNVPELELSGTFADLPAPELEWEQMASAPVPRLDGSAIQIEDLLYVFSGYGNLDHVHSHVDVYDFRARNWTERFETPKEMANSHLGVASDGRRYVYIVSGQHGPQCTAPPVALSFVLDTRTRKWESIPSLPAPRYAPATQIWRGRLHVMGGSKENRHTPATDHWSIAVENGRAIEKEWRKELPLPRGGPHRACVAVGDNLFVIGGQEGDFMPKPGSPIFKCSRRHEVVYGDVYMLDGEMKWKAVNPMPKPDSHIESSWIIWNNSIVIMGGTTEKHPVTKRMILVGEIFQFHLDTMQWSVMGRMPYRVKTTLAGFWDGWLYFTSGQRDRGEDNPQPKKVIAEMWRTKLSF is encoded by the exons ATGTTTAAACCATTGGCGCCCCATCTTTTTTTCCCTCTCCCCAAACATGATCTGCTTTACTATAACTTTCCCCTTTGCTTGCTCCGTCAACTTCTCATTACCTTTCTTCGATCATCAATCGATATGCTGTCTGCCGGAAAACGCAGTTCCACTAAATCCACAGTCGTTTTTACGCTTCTATCCCTTATTGGGATTGCTTTAACGCTCGATTTCTTCTGGGCCTCCTCCTCcacttcttcctcttcttcttacTCCTCACCGTTTTCGAACTGGGATCGGGAGAAAAATCAAATCTTGGTTGTTTCGAAACCCAAAATCGACACTGAG GGGAATTATAATGTACCTGAGCTGGAATTATCAGGTACATTTGCTGATCTACCAGCTCCAGAATTAGAATGGGAGCAAATGGCTTCAGCGCCTGTGCCGCGTTTGGATGGTTCCGCCATTCAGATTGAGGATCTTCTTTACGTTTTCTCCGGATATGGAAACCTTGATCAT GTGCATTCCCATGTGGATGTCTATGATTTTAGGGCTAGAAATTGGACTGAAAGATTCGAGACGCCAAAAGAAATGGCAAATTCCCATTTGGGAGTGGCGAGTGATGGGAGAAgatatgtgtacattgtgtctGGACAGCATGGCCCTCAGTGCACAGCTCCTCCCGTGGCTCTTTCCTTTGTCCTCGACACAAGGACGAGGAAGTGGGAGAGCATTCCCTCATTACCAGCTCCGAG ATATGCTCCAGCAACTCAGATATGGAGGGGAAGACTACATGTAATGGGTGGCAGCAAAGAGAATCGGCATACACCTGCAACCGACCATTGGAGCATTGCAGTGGAGAATGGTAGAGCAATCGAGAAAGAATGGCGAAAAGAGCTACCCCTACCCCGAGGGGGGCCTCATAG GGCTTGTGTTGCGGTTGGTGATAATCTTTTTGTGATTGGCGGTCAAGAGGGCGATTTCATGCCAAAACCCGGGTCACCCATTTTCAAATGCTCAAGGAGGCATGAG GTGGTATACGGGGATGTCTATATGCTTGATGGTGAGATGAAGTGGAAAGCTGTGAACCCGATGCCCAAACCCGATTCCCACATAGAATCGTCTTGGATTATTTGGAATAACTCGATTGTCATAATGGGAGGGACAACAGAGAAGCACCCTGTGACTAAAAGGATGATCCTAGTGGGAGAGATATTCCAATTTCATTTGGATACCATG CAATGGTCTGTGATGGGGAGGATGCCGTACAGGGTGAAGACGACGTTGGCCGGTTTTTGGGATGGATGGTTGTATTTCACATCTGGGCAGAGAGACAGAGGAGAAGATAATCcacaaccaaagaaagtgattGCTGAAATGTGGAGAACTAAGTTGAGCTTCTGA
- the LOC121773606 gene encoding serine/threonine-protein phosphatase 6 regulatory ankyrin repeat subunit B-like: protein MRKTGVVLPEESPSQVRVYYEEFRTDATPLFVAVTNGNSALVRKLLSVGADVNLQLFRGYATAAAAREGHYEILEILLKAGASQPACEEALLEVSIHGHSQLVELLMASDLIRPHVAVHVLVTACSRGFVEVVDTLVKCGVDANATDRVLLQSRKPSLHTNADCTALVAAVVSRQISVVRLLLKAGVRTDVKAHLGAWLWDLASGEEFRVGAGLAEPYPITWCAVEYFEATGSILEMLLQCISPDAPHFGRTLLHHAILCDNQEAVNVLVKHGACIETSVMTTQHTQFRPIHMASRLGSSTILRTLIDSGCDVNCTTEYGETAVMICAAYMQEECLQALAKAGADFGLVNLSGQSAASIARSNRWYVSFQQVLLDVIRSGSMPTSTKKSVFSPLLFVAESGDVVFLKAVMGQADIELDEQDNRGFSAVMIAAAQGHVDAFRLLVYAGADVKLCNKSGETAISLSKLNKQSDLFEKVMLEFALEKGNRIAGGFYALHYAARRGDTDAVKLLKIKGYDINAADGEGYTPLMLAARESNGKMCQLLISSGADIGMKNVKGETALSIGKKLHDEAEEVILDAVACKVVTDGLQLRKHTKGGKGVPHTKVVAMVGETGVLRWGKSSCRNVICREAEVGPSLSFQRNRRRKGDGDEDEAGIFRVRTTKNKEVHFVCEGGGGAVGAWD from the exons ATGCGAAAAACCGGCGTCGTTTTGCCAGAGGAATCTCCGAGCCAGGTGCGAGTCTACTACGAGGAGTTCCGAACTGATGCTACGCCTTTGTTTGTTGCTGTTACTAACGGAAATTCGGCACTAGTCAGGAAATTACTG AGTGTTGGAGCTGATGTAAACCTACAACTGTTTAGGGGCTATGCAACGGCGGCAGCTGCTAGAGAGGGCCATTACGAAATCCTAGAGATCCTTCTAAAAGCTGGGGCATCTCAACCAGCTTGTGAGGAGGCACTGTTAGAGGTTAGCATCCATGGACACTCTCAGTTAGTGGAGCTGCTAATGGCATCTGACCTTATCAGACCGCATGTTGCTGTTCACGTTCTCGTTACTGCATGCAGTAGAGGATTTGTTGAGGTCGTTGATACTCTCGTCAAG TGTGGAGTAGATGCCAATGCAACCGATCGTGTTTTGCTTCAATCTCGTAAGCCTTCTCTGCATACAAATGCCGATTGTACTGCACTTGTGGCTGCCGTTGTTAGTAGGCAGATTTCTGTGGTCCGGCTACTACTGAAG GCTGGTGTCAGAACTGATGTGAAAGCGCACCTTGGAGCATGGTTATGGGATTTGGCTTCTGGTGAGGAATTTCGAGTTGGTGCAGGACTCGCTGAGCCTTATCCCATCACTTGGTGTGCTGTTGAATATTTTGAAGCAACCGGATCTATACTGGAGATGCTCCTTCAGTGCATCTCCCCTGATGCTCCTCATTTTGGAAGAACTCTACTCCACCATGCCATTCTATGCGACAATCAAGAAGCTGTGAACGTGCTTGTAAAACATGGTGCATGCATTGAGACATCAGTCATGACCACACAACACACTCAGTTTCGTCCTATCCATATGGCTTCTCGGCTTGGATCTTCAACAATTCTTCGTACTTTGATTGATTCAGGTTGTGATGTGAACTGCACAACAGAATATGGTGAGACAGCGGTAATGATCTGCGCGGCATATATGCAGGAAGAATGCCTCCAAGCATTGGCAAAGGCAGGGGCTGACTTTGGCTTGGTTAATTTGTCTGGCCAATCAGCAGCTTCCATCGCTCGTTCAAATCGATGGTATGTCAGTTTTCAGCAAGTATTGCTCGATGTAATACGCAGCGGATCTATGCCTACATCCACCAAGAAGTCTGTTTTTTCGCCCCTGTTGTTCGTGGCTGAATCTGGCGATGTTGTTTTCTTGAAAGCAGTGATGGGACAAGCAGATATTGAGCTAGATGAGCAGGACAACAGAGGCTTCTCTGCAGTCATGATTGCTGCAGCGCAGGGTCACGTTGATGCTTTCCGGTTGCTCGTATATGCTGGTGCTGATGTTAAGCTATGCAACAAATCTGGTGAGACAGCCATCTCACTTTCCAAACTCAACAAGCAGAGTGATCTATTCGAGAAGGTGATGCTAGAGTTTGCTCTGGAGAAGGGAAACCGCATCGCTGGAGGATTCTATGCCCTGCACTACGCAGCTCGTCGTGGAGACACTGACGCAGTGAAGCTTTTAAAaatcaaggggtacgacatCAATGCTGCGGACGGTGAAGGCTACACGCCACTCATGCTGGCAGCAAGGGAAAGCAATGGCAAAATGTGCCAACTCCTCATCTCTTCAGGAGCGGATATTGGCATGAAAAATGTCAAGGGTGAAACTGCGCTATCAATCGGGAAGAAGCTTCACGATGAAGCAGAGGAAGTGATACTGGACGCGGTCGCATGCAAGGTGGTGACGGATGGCTTGCAGCTGCGAAAACACACCAAGGGAGGCAAGGGAGTGCCACACACGAAGGTCGTTGCAATGGTAGGAGAAACTGGGGTTCTGCGGTGGGGGAAGTCGAGCTGCAGGAATGTGATATGCCGGGAGGCGGAAGTAGGGCCGAGCTTGAGTTTCCAGCGGAATAGGAGGAGGAAGGGGGATGGGGATGAGGATGAGGCGGGGATCTTCCGGGTTAGGACGACGAAGAATAAGGAGGTGCATTTTGTGTGTGAAGGAGGTGGCGGAGCTGTGGGTGCGTGGGATTAG